The region CCCTGCACCGTCGCTAGATCACGCAGGCTGGTCGGGGCCTTGTCGACGATCTTCTGCGCGTTCAAGGCTGCCACCACGTCATCGCTTGGCACAAATGTGTCCTTGCCTACCATGCGCAGGAAGCGCGGCGCCGACAGCCCGCCCAACTGATGGCCGTGCTTGCTCAGGTACTTCCATAAACCGACGATATCGGTCACCGGCCAGTCGGCGATAAACGCGCCGAAACTGCCCTTTTCCTGCTCGATATCCAGAATCATCTGCGCATTGCGTGGCACACTTTTGAGCTTGCCCAGGTGACGGATGATGCGGGTGTCCTGCATCAAGCGCTCCAGGTGCTCAGCGCCCATCAGCACGACTTTTTCCGGGTCGAAACCGAAGAACACTTGCTCGAACGCCGGCCATTTACCGTCCACCACACTGTGCTTGAGCCCGGCGCGAAACACCCGCAACGCCAGGGTCGACAGGTAACGGTCATCACTGATCTTGCGCAATTGCGCCGGGGTCTTGGGTACAGGCAGATGGGCTTCCAACTCGGCCGCCGAACCGAAGCGGTTCAGACAATATTCGTGCAGCCACTTGTAATCGCGCATGCCCTCTCCTGGCAATTGAATTGAAAACGGCGCCCGCAAGCGCCGTCTTTCAGAGCGTTGAAACGTGTCAGAGGTTCACAACATTGACGAAGCGCGAAGCGGCGGTCTCATCAATTTTCAGGCTGGTGAAGTCGAACAGGTTGCGGTCGGCCAATTGCGACGGCTGCACATTCTGCAGGCTGCGGAAGATGCTTTCGGTGCGCCCGGGAGTCTTGCGCTCCCAGTCCATGAGCATTTCCTTGACCACCTGGCGTTGCAGGTTTTCCTGGGAGCCACACAGGTTGCACGGGATGATCGGGAATTGCTTGAAGTCGGAGTAAGCCTGGATGTCCTTCTCGTTGCAATACGCCAGCGGGCGGATCACCACGTTGCGCCCATCATCGGCGCGCAGCTTGGGCGGCATGGCCTTGAGGGAGCCGTTGAAGAACATATTGAGGAAGAATGTCTCGACGATGTCATCGCGGTGATGACCGAGGGCCATCTTGGTCGCGCCGATTTCATCGGCAAAGGTGTAGAGCGTGCCACGGCGCAGGCGCGAGCACAGCGAACAGGTGGTTTTGCCTTCCGGGATCAGTTCCTTGACCACCGAATAGGTGTCTTTCTCGACGATGTGGTACTCGACGCCCAGCGCTTTCAAGTAGGCCGGCAATACGTGTTCGGGGAAGCCCGGCTGTTTCTGGTCCATGTTGACGGC is a window of Pseudomonas antarctica DNA encoding:
- a CDS encoding DNA-3-methyladenine glycosylase I, whose protein sequence is MRDYKWLHEYCLNRFGSAAELEAHLPVPKTPAQLRKISDDRYLSTLALRVFRAGLKHSVVDGKWPAFEQVFFGFDPEKVVLMGAEHLERLMQDTRIIRHLGKLKSVPRNAQMILDIEQEKGSFGAFIADWPVTDIVGLWKYLSKHGHQLGGLSAPRFLRMVGKDTFVPSDDVVAALNAQKIVDKAPTSLRDLATVQGAFNQWHAESGRPMCQLSMMLAYTVNH
- the ttcA gene encoding tRNA 2-thiocytidine(32) synthetase TtcA, with protein sequence MGTLTVNQNKLQKRLRRLAGEAVADFNMIEEGDKVMVCLSGGKDSYTLLDVLLHLQKVAPIKFEIVAVNMDQKQPGFPEHVLPAYLKALGVEYHIVEKDTYSVVKELIPEGKTTCSLCSRLRRGTLYTFADEIGATKMALGHHRDDIVETFFLNMFFNGSLKAMPPKLRADDGRNVVIRPLAYCNEKDIQAYSDFKQFPIIPCNLCGSQENLQRQVVKEMLMDWERKTPGRTESIFRSLQNVQPSQLADRNLFDFTSLKIDETAASRFVNVVNL